Proteins encoded within one genomic window of Armatimonadota bacterium:
- a CDS encoding PmoA family protein — MKDQRFVVSAGPHHRHKCPLITRLPWAGEPLPAVFGITDLTADHTAPAQLMPWLAGAQEICFAWILEDLAPGHAREFALTPQPPAAGAGVELADAGAGRIEVNLDGDLFTAYNFGSELARPNLHPLIGPGGRHVTRDYPMAQGPAGERSDHIHHRSVWVAHGDVNGTDNWSELEGHGRTVHRDFARREAGPVMGVLEARSQWVTAGGEPLLEERLAMIFYNLPAEWRCFDLDLDLRPSAGEVRFGDTKEGGLCGVRVATSMDAKLDGRIENAYGGVQEAETWGKRAHWCDYSGPVQGEIVGIAIFDHPNSFRHPTYWHVRDYGLMTANPFALSHYFDDPARDGSHVLHPGETMALRYRIYLHLGDAGGGAVADKYHDFINPPRVALAEGGGHG, encoded by the coding sequence ATGAAGGACCAACGGTTTGTCGTCAGCGCGGGCCCGCACCATCGCCACAAGTGCCCGCTGATAACCCGCCTGCCGTGGGCGGGGGAGCCTTTGCCGGCGGTGTTTGGCATCACCGACCTGACTGCGGATCACACCGCCCCGGCGCAACTGATGCCGTGGCTGGCGGGGGCGCAGGAGATCTGCTTCGCGTGGATCCTGGAGGACCTGGCGCCGGGGCACGCGCGCGAGTTCGCCCTCACGCCGCAGCCTCCGGCGGCGGGAGCGGGGGTGGAGCTGGCCGACGCCGGAGCGGGGCGCATCGAGGTCAACCTCGACGGCGACCTCTTCACCGCCTACAACTTCGGCAGCGAGCTGGCGCGCCCCAACCTGCACCCTTTGATCGGCCCCGGCGGGCGCCACGTGACGCGCGACTATCCGATGGCGCAAGGGCCGGCGGGGGAGAGGAGCGACCACATTCATCATCGTTCCGTATGGGTTGCCCACGGCGACGTCAACGGCACCGACAACTGGAGCGAGCTAGAAGGGCACGGGCGCACCGTGCATCGCGACTTCGCGCGCCGCGAGGCGGGACCGGTGATGGGGGTGCTCGAGGCGCGCTCCCAGTGGGTGACCGCGGGCGGCGAGCCTCTGCTGGAGGAGCGGCTGGCGATGATCTTCTACAACCTGCCGGCGGAGTGGCGCTGCTTCGATCTCGACCTGGACCTGCGCCCGAGCGCGGGAGAAGTGCGCTTCGGCGACACCAAGGAGGGCGGGCTGTGTGGGGTGCGGGTGGCGACCTCGATGGACGCCAAGCTGGATGGGCGCATCGAGAATGCCTATGGCGGGGTGCAGGAAGCCGAGACCTGGGGCAAGCGCGCGCATTGGTGCGATTATTCGGGGCCGGTGCAGGGGGAGATCGTGGGCATCGCCATCTTCGATCACCCCAACAGCTTCCGCCATCCCACCTACTGGCACGTGCGCGATTACGGCCTCATGACCGCCAACCCCTTCGCGCTGTCGCACTACTTCGATGACCCCGCCCGCGACGGCAGCCATGTGCTCCACCCGGGCGAGACGATGGCGCTGCGCTATCGGATCTACCTCCATCTGGGGGACGCCGGCGGCGGCGCGGTGGCGGACAAGTACCACGATTTCATCAACCCGCCGCGGGTGGCGCTGGCGGAGGGCGGCGGGCACGGATAG
- a CDS encoding sugar phosphate isomerase/epimerase family protein, which translates to MKFAICNELFENWPWERVCEFAAATGYDGVEVAPFTLAAAVNEVPPARRQQLREQARRAGLEVVGLHWLLVSPQGLYVNTPEPAIRARTAQYLADLVDFCGDLGGRIMILGSPKQRNVAAGLTYEQAWELAQEALRPALERAAARGVTICPEALSPRETDFINTAAEARRLVEEVGHPNLRMMLDVKAMSSEGTPIADIIRANGDLLAHVHANDANLRGPGFGDTDFGPIAEALRDVGYQGYVSVEVFDFTPDPQTIAARSLAHLREKFAA; encoded by the coding sequence ATGAAATTCGCGATCTGCAACGAGCTGTTCGAGAACTGGCCGTGGGAGCGGGTGTGTGAGTTCGCGGCCGCCACCGGCTACGACGGCGTCGAGGTCGCCCCGTTCACCCTCGCCGCGGCGGTCAACGAGGTGCCGCCCGCGCGCCGGCAGCAGCTGCGCGAGCAGGCGCGGCGGGCGGGGCTGGAGGTGGTGGGGCTGCACTGGCTGCTGGTGTCGCCGCAGGGGCTGTACGTCAACACGCCGGAGCCGGCGATCCGCGCGCGCACCGCGCAGTACCTGGCCGACCTGGTGGATTTCTGCGGGGACCTGGGTGGTCGGATCATGATCTTGGGTTCGCCCAAGCAGCGCAACGTCGCCGCCGGTCTCACCTACGAGCAGGCCTGGGAGCTGGCCCAGGAGGCGCTGCGGCCGGCGCTGGAGCGGGCGGCGGCGCGCGGCGTGACCATCTGCCCGGAGGCGCTCTCGCCGCGGGAGACCGATTTCATCAACACCGCGGCGGAGGCGCGCCGCTTGGTGGAGGAGGTGGGGCACCCCAACCTGCGGATGATGCTCGACGTCAAGGCGATGAGCTCGGAGGGAACGCCGATCGCCGACATCATCCGCGCCAACGGCGACCTGCTCGCCCACGTCCACGCCAATGACGCCAACCTGCGCGGCCCCGGCTTCGGCGACACCGATTTCGGCCCTATCGCCGAGGCCCTGCGCGACGTCGGCTACCAGGGCTACGTGTCGGTGGAGGTGTTCGACTTCACCCCCGACCCGCAGACCATCGCCGCGCGCAGCCTGGCCCACTTGCGGGAGAAGTTCGCCGCTTAG